From the genome of Leptospira andrefontaineae, one region includes:
- a CDS encoding SpoIIE family protein phosphatase translates to MHLFHVRSYVILTAFFLGIFWSCGSYEGINDSDFFQTSLDAKETEKIWFATSLQENPEVSKTDIPWKQSESKWKRISVPSNISPDFVGKKEVWIGRVIQFPKVPTLSYSLRLGAISDSDLVYWNGVLIGNTGDPKKLSPQAYDKVRIYEIPSGKIVKGDNILLVRISRYFSGELGIVKDHTSIGPSSIIRKEYYLRSMLDLLFLAAYATVAVYFLFLYLRKSQGISHLYFSVFVLLLVVYLFNRNQLKYELGVPLSILKRAEYSFMYAAFVFYYLFHLTYFPRSESRFGKILEKVGIGASLLLVFWIPLLWFFSNGEIWTFANKKIVQPFIFPVLVFVGVWIQISNIVKGNRDAVYMGAGFVAVVFGTILDMFASQGILNIPSVTNFTFFLYIVSLAFVLANRMVRLQAEVLDLNRNLEGKVQLRTEELSNTLDTVRDLKEQQDGDYYLTSILLKPLGGNRHLESSVKVEIMEKQKKSFLFRQRTGELGGDICASYDIVLRNKKYIAVLNGDAMGKSMQGAGGAIVLGTVFKSVVSRTNVHSVSSDTTPEKWLQGCFLELQSVFVSFDGTMAVSLSMGLIEEDTGVFYYVVAEHPKPVLYRDGVAEFIDPPTQIFKVGYENVESEFAVGVFRMRNGDSIFFGSDGRDDLLIGKNSDGSRIINEDENEFLKRVREGEGSLKKIYDSVISFGELTDDFSLLSVSYDSESIDSDSSLRRNAIQAYKRKDYSRASDAVSEYLENSPEDTDALLLACIFFRKDGSISKAIEFGERYRLRKPFDHSGKLALAKAYKKGGNEERAAFLMKDAAPL, encoded by the coding sequence ATGCACCTCTTTCACGTTAGGTCTTATGTAATCCTAACCGCATTTTTTTTAGGTATATTTTGGAGTTGTGGATCTTACGAGGGAATAAACGACTCCGATTTCTTCCAAACTTCTTTGGACGCAAAGGAAACGGAAAAAATCTGGTTTGCGACTTCTCTCCAAGAAAACCCGGAAGTTTCTAAAACGGATATTCCGTGGAAACAATCCGAATCTAAATGGAAAAGGATATCCGTTCCTTCGAATATTTCTCCTGATTTTGTTGGGAAGAAGGAAGTTTGGATCGGCAGAGTTATCCAATTTCCCAAGGTCCCGACTCTTTCTTATTCTCTTAGGTTAGGCGCAATTTCCGATTCGGATCTTGTTTATTGGAATGGGGTGCTGATCGGAAATACTGGAGATCCTAAAAAACTTTCTCCCCAAGCATACGATAAGGTCAGGATTTATGAAATTCCTTCCGGGAAAATAGTAAAAGGGGATAACATTCTTCTTGTGAGGATCTCTCGATATTTTTCGGGAGAATTGGGAATTGTAAAAGACCACACTTCTATTGGTCCTAGTTCTATTATCAGAAAGGAATATTATCTAAGGTCGATGTTGGATCTATTATTCCTTGCTGCTTATGCTACAGTAGCAGTTTATTTTCTATTTCTATATTTGAGAAAGTCCCAAGGGATCTCACATCTTTACTTTTCCGTTTTTGTACTATTATTGGTAGTTTATCTGTTTAACCGGAACCAACTCAAATATGAGTTAGGCGTCCCTCTTTCGATATTAAAAAGAGCCGAATACTCCTTTATGTACGCGGCATTCGTATTTTATTATCTGTTTCACTTAACGTATTTCCCTCGTTCAGAGTCCAGGTTCGGTAAAATCCTGGAAAAAGTTGGAATAGGCGCCTCTCTTTTGCTTGTCTTTTGGATCCCTTTACTTTGGTTTTTTTCCAATGGAGAAATCTGGACTTTTGCAAACAAAAAAATCGTACAACCTTTCATATTTCCCGTTTTGGTTTTTGTGGGAGTTTGGATCCAGATTTCCAATATTGTAAAAGGAAATCGAGACGCGGTTTATATGGGAGCAGGATTCGTCGCAGTCGTTTTTGGTACAATACTGGATATGTTTGCTTCCCAAGGGATCTTAAATATCCCAAGTGTCACTAATTTTACATTTTTCTTATATATAGTTTCTCTGGCATTCGTGCTCGCGAATAGAATGGTTAGGCTCCAAGCAGAGGTTTTGGATTTAAATCGGAATTTGGAAGGGAAGGTGCAGCTTAGGACCGAAGAACTTTCGAATACTTTAGATACTGTCAGAGATTTGAAAGAGCAGCAGGACGGGGATTATTATCTTACATCTATACTTCTTAAACCTTTAGGAGGTAACCGACATCTAGAAAGTTCCGTGAAAGTAGAGATTATGGAAAAACAGAAGAAGTCTTTCCTATTTCGTCAAAGGACTGGTGAATTGGGAGGAGATATCTGTGCTTCTTATGACATAGTACTTCGTAATAAAAAATATATCGCAGTACTAAACGGAGACGCCATGGGTAAATCAATGCAGGGCGCAGGAGGAGCTATCGTACTTGGAACCGTATTCAAGTCTGTCGTCTCTAGGACAAATGTCCATTCGGTAAGTTCCGATACAACTCCTGAAAAATGGTTACAAGGATGTTTTCTGGAATTACAATCGGTGTTTGTATCTTTCGACGGAACGATGGCTGTTTCTTTATCCATGGGGCTAATAGAAGAAGATACCGGCGTATTTTACTATGTGGTTGCTGAACACCCTAAGCCTGTTTTATACAGAGATGGGGTTGCAGAATTTATAGATCCTCCTACACAAATTTTCAAAGTAGGATATGAGAATGTGGAATCGGAATTTGCAGTCGGCGTATTTCGAATGAGAAACGGAGACAGTATATTTTTCGGCTCCGATGGAAGAGATGATTTGCTTATTGGCAAAAACTCGGACGGTTCTCGGATCATAAACGAGGATGAGAACGAATTTCTAAAACGAGTCCGAGAAGGAGAAGGGAGTCTGAAAAAAATTTATGATTCAGTAATTTCCTTCGGGGAATTGACGGATGATTTTAGTCTTTTGTCCGTATCTTACGATTCAGAATCGATAGATTCGGATTCTTCTTTGCGAAGAAATGCCATCCAAGCGTATAAAAGAAAAGATTATTCTAGGGCTTCGGATGCAGTCTCCGAATATTTAGAAAATTCCCCAGAAGACACGGACGCATTATTACTTGCCTGCATATTTTTTAGAAAGGACGGCTCTATTTCAAAAGCGATAGAATTTGGAGAAAGATACAGACTTCGAAAACCTTTCGATCATTCCGGAAAACTAGCTTTAGCCAAGGCTTACAAAAAAGGAGGGAATGAAGAAAGAGCCGCATTTCTGATGAAAGACGCGGCTCCTTTATGA
- a CDS encoding PaaI family thioesterase, whose translation MTAEDIYTHIKASQNGQDWHHKNCFGCGPENKRGLHASFPFHEPSGEVRFAWTIEKDFEGAPGYAHGGALATLLDEAQGVLCFHLGHFVMTDQLYMRYYKACPLGEELEVRCWVTMVRRRRLYTKGTVHLKKTGELLLSSKARWYDMPDRVFSRMFQGTAFPVDIILKVLEENQKRGKEIRKRLKKEKLKSE comes from the coding sequence ATGACTGCGGAAGACATTTATACACATATCAAAGCCAGCCAGAATGGACAAGACTGGCATCATAAGAATTGTTTCGGTTGTGGACCGGAAAATAAAAGAGGCTTACACGCAAGCTTTCCTTTTCATGAGCCTAGCGGAGAAGTCCGTTTCGCTTGGACAATCGAAAAGGATTTTGAAGGAGCACCAGGTTATGCTCACGGAGGAGCACTCGCGACTCTATTGGATGAGGCACAAGGTGTTTTATGTTTTCATTTAGGTCATTTCGTAATGACCGACCAATTGTATATGCGCTATTATAAGGCATGTCCTTTAGGAGAAGAGTTAGAAGTCCGTTGCTGGGTCACAATGGTAAGACGCAGAAGACTTTACACAAAAGGAACTGTACATTTGAAAAAGACAGGCGAACTTCTCCTTTCCTCTAAGGCTCGTTGGTATGATATGCCTGATCGAGTTTTCTCAAGAATGTTCCAAGGCACCGCATTTCCTGTGGATATCATTCTGAAAGTTCTGGAAGAGAACCAAAAACGAGGAAAAGAAATCAGGAAACGACTCAAAAAAGAGAAATTGAAATCCGAGTAA
- a CDS encoding phosphotransferase family protein, producing MKDSELKERLESYLGKRLQGTVEIANMVSLSGGACQENFSADIKVNGGPESGQYQTVYRTDKGASLLASLSRINEFKVCRMAFEAGVKTPEPFWLESDNSVTGNPFYFMKRIQGKATGRFVVKDPSLNKVRKQITQELAENLASIHSVTPEKCKDEKLKEVLNLGQHVSGKTVAQGSVQALRSQLESMDGAYPAMEIILNWLEKNAPESDAVVLIHGDFRTGNFMVNSEGLQGIVDWEFAHWGDRHEDLTWLCMRDWRFGKLNKEAGGFADRSEFYEIYEKASGVKLDPIKIRYWEVMGNLRWAIGCIGQAERHLSGKDKGIELASIGRRACEMEYEAMRLIEESIK from the coding sequence GTGAAAGATTCCGAATTGAAGGAAAGGCTGGAATCATATTTAGGAAAAAGGCTTCAAGGAACAGTAGAAATCGCTAATATGGTTTCTCTTTCGGGAGGAGCCTGCCAGGAAAATTTTTCCGCAGACATTAAAGTCAATGGTGGTCCTGAATCAGGACAATACCAAACCGTATATAGAACGGATAAGGGAGCTTCTTTGCTCGCTTCTTTGTCTCGAATCAACGAGTTTAAGGTTTGCAGAATGGCATTTGAAGCCGGAGTTAAAACTCCTGAACCGTTTTGGTTAGAGTCTGATAACTCGGTCACTGGAAATCCATTCTACTTTATGAAAAGGATCCAAGGTAAGGCTACAGGACGATTTGTAGTAAAAGATCCAAGTTTAAATAAGGTTCGTAAACAAATCACCCAAGAGTTAGCGGAAAATCTTGCGAGTATCCATTCAGTTACTCCTGAAAAATGTAAGGATGAAAAACTAAAAGAAGTTTTGAATCTAGGACAACATGTAAGCGGCAAAACTGTTGCCCAAGGTTCTGTCCAAGCATTACGTTCTCAATTGGAATCCATGGATGGAGCATATCCTGCCATGGAAATCATTTTGAATTGGTTAGAGAAGAATGCTCCTGAAAGTGATGCAGTCGTTCTGATCCATGGAGACTTTAGAACGGGAAACTTCATGGTGAATTCCGAAGGCTTGCAAGGAATTGTGGATTGGGAATTTGCACATTGGGGAGATCGTCACGAAGATCTGACCTGGTTATGTATGAGGGATTGGAGATTCGGAAAACTGAATAAAGAAGCAGGCGGCTTTGCTGATCGTTCCGAGTTTTACGAGATCTATGAGAAGGCATCCGGTGTAAAACTAGATCCTATTAAGATCAGATATTGGGAAGTGATGGGAAATCTTCGTTGGGCGATCGGTTGTATCGGCCAAGCAGAACGTCATCTTTCCGGAAAAGATAAGGGGATAGAACTCGCATCCATAGGAAGAAGAGCCTGTGAGATGGAATACGAGGCAATGAGACTCATTGAAGAGTCCATAAAATAA
- a CDS encoding DUF6285 domain-containing protein, translated as MQDKPSATELLEAIQDFLMKEVLPEFRDKDLLAYKTLVSWNMLGVISREIRSGEESLDKELTRLSSLLKKKTELPKTWNEKKNLTSSWNEELRDIIRKEKKSLEDTEYWKHIKESVIEKVEIVNPRFTTES; from the coding sequence ATGCAGGATAAACCAAGCGCCACGGAATTATTGGAAGCAATCCAGGATTTTCTAATGAAAGAGGTCCTACCCGAGTTTAGGGATAAGGACCTTCTCGCATATAAAACATTAGTAAGTTGGAATATGCTCGGAGTGATCTCCAGAGAAATACGCTCAGGTGAAGAATCTTTAGACAAAGAACTTACCAGACTTTCTTCCTTGCTCAAAAAGAAAACCGAACTTCCTAAAACTTGGAATGAGAAGAAAAATCTGACTTCTTCTTGGAATGAAGAACTGAGAGATATTATCCGGAAGGAAAAAAAATCTTTGGAAGATACGGAATACTGGAAACATATAAAAGAATCCGTTATTGAAAAAGTAGAGATCGTAAATCCTAGATTCACTACGGAATCATAA
- a CDS encoding glutathione S-transferase family protein, producing the protein MIELYTAGTPNGKKASIMLEELGIPYTVHPIDFSKLEQKEEWYLKINPNGRIPAIVDKDNGDFPVFESGAILIYLAEKYGKFLPKDPKERSTAIQWLMFQMGGVGPMQGQANHFVKFAPERIPYAMNRYIDETKRLYSVLERRLKESEYLAGSELSIADIATWPWVKARSYIDLSLDDYPKLKAWEEKLGARPAFIKGSEVPKKS; encoded by the coding sequence TTGATCGAATTATATACCGCAGGGACGCCTAACGGAAAAAAAGCTTCTATTATGTTAGAAGAATTAGGGATCCCTTATACAGTACATCCAATCGACTTCAGCAAATTAGAACAAAAAGAAGAATGGTATCTAAAAATCAATCCGAACGGCAGGATCCCTGCCATTGTAGACAAAGACAATGGGGATTTTCCGGTTTTTGAATCGGGAGCCATTCTGATCTATCTCGCAGAAAAATACGGAAAATTTTTACCTAAGGATCCAAAAGAAAGATCTACTGCAATCCAATGGCTCATGTTCCAAATGGGTGGAGTCGGCCCTATGCAAGGACAGGCAAATCACTTCGTTAAGTTTGCTCCCGAAAGAATTCCTTACGCAATGAACCGTTATATAGATGAAACAAAACGCCTATATTCCGTTTTGGAAAGACGCCTTAAAGAATCAGAATACCTTGCAGGAAGTGAATTGAGTATTGCGGATATCGCCACCTGGCCTTGGGTAAAAGCAAGATCATATATTGATCTTTCACTCGACGATTATCCAAAACTCAAAGCATGGGAAGAAAAATTAGGAGCAAGACCGGCTTTTATCAAAGGAAGTGAAGTCCCTAAAAAGTCTTAA
- a CDS encoding histidine phosphatase family protein translates to MSVIYLIRHGQANSTGEDYDLLTDKGKEQAFALGKYMASNGDFPDKIISGTMRRHKETAEFFMKGICSVHSNQKAEPDFHSFDANWNEFPSELWKKYAEHLSGTRPEFQRSLLQFSKVRLKGGVRSAALFFKLTEEILAVWRKGDFTPPGIETFANFQSRVDLACETYFQPSNSERTFIFTSGTPISLTLKKMLRQDEDVFTWMPWIWNSSVSMFRWVRGRYIPVSLNFLPHIPDKGARTLY, encoded by the coding sequence ATGTCCGTAATATATCTGATTCGCCACGGGCAGGCGAATTCCACGGGAGAAGATTACGATTTATTGACCGATAAGGGCAAAGAACAAGCGTTTGCCCTTGGAAAGTACATGGCTTCTAACGGAGATTTTCCGGATAAGATCATCTCCGGGACAATGAGAAGGCATAAAGAAACTGCGGAATTTTTTATGAAAGGGATTTGTTCGGTGCATTCCAATCAAAAAGCGGAACCCGATTTTCATTCTTTTGATGCAAATTGGAATGAATTCCCCTCCGAGTTATGGAAGAAGTATGCGGAACATCTTTCCGGGACCAGACCTGAATTCCAAAGATCATTATTACAATTTTCTAAAGTTCGACTAAAAGGTGGAGTTCGTTCTGCCGCTCTATTTTTCAAATTAACCGAGGAGATATTGGCCGTTTGGAGAAAAGGGGATTTCACCCCACCCGGAATAGAAACTTTCGCAAATTTCCAATCTAGAGTGGATCTTGCCTGCGAAACTTATTTTCAACCTTCTAATTCGGAAAGGACATTCATTTTCACTTCAGGCACACCGATTTCTTTAACCTTGAAGAAGATGCTTCGACAAGATGAAGATGTTTTTACTTGGATGCCTTGGATTTGGAATAGTTCAGTGAGTATGTTTCGTTGGGTAAGAGGTAGATATATTCCTGTGAGTTTAAACTTTCTTCCTCATATACCTGATAAAGGAGCCCGAACTTTATATTAA
- a CDS encoding MAPEG family protein, giving the protein MESSWQVFAIVSVLLFLKLLSTSIVQGLVRIKTKTFRWKEDAEFFTNSFPATDDHTIVATANGVFRNDLENIPIFLFLLIGYIQTYSWHEGTIIYSGIFIVSRILHAIFYFLHKQPWRNIAYDLGILSMLLLSGHIIHSVFLA; this is encoded by the coding sequence ATGGAATCTTCTTGGCAGGTCTTTGCGATCGTCTCAGTACTTCTGTTTTTAAAATTACTTTCCACTTCCATCGTTCAGGGTCTGGTCCGGATCAAAACCAAAACATTTCGTTGGAAAGAAGACGCAGAATTTTTTACCAATTCATTTCCGGCCACAGACGATCATACGATAGTCGCCACTGCTAATGGAGTATTCAGGAACGATTTGGAGAATATTCCAATTTTCTTATTCTTGCTGATCGGATATATTCAGACTTATAGCTGGCACGAGGGGACTATAATCTATTCCGGGATATTTATAGTTTCCAGAATACTTCATGCGATTTTTTATTTTCTTCATAAACAACCCTGGAGAAATATCGCATACGATCTTGGAATTTTGAGTATGCTACTACTGTCCGGACATATCATACATTCCGTATTTTTAGCCTGA
- a CDS encoding sensor histidine kinase: MNSLVSTLEFRSSKDRNLGFLSITLGSIFVLILFVLIYFTDETELLRIYDNIHWTSSIAIATITAWFGYKSAEGETKRFRFWFFLGLLSYFLGQIVWDIQALSKFYSFPAPSDLFYPWLGPFFAIGFARFLKDRVPTNRMKVAFMDALGLAIAVLAVTLVLYLSKKEDRPWFQLLTLSVYPVSMLSAACIGVLMKPSLRLKADFPFLCLIIGLAGMGISWLQWNSLFLIAVPDDGTLTNAGFSASLLLLGYGTLTWVPNSSGEIERESATESGLLRILPLLEVIVCSAAIILSLTLTGLPEIIRLVIWFSAGVMVVIASLRQSLLVADLATAEFVIRNANKELEVTVAERTEELRSTNTYLVTANDKLRTAMDELKKTQENLVRSEKMAVLGRLIAGIAHELNTPLGAIRSSTEGIRSILNEPWEKLLKEYSSFNREEREFWGILFKKGGAVNSDFDSKEERSKRKKSEVILKEVGIENSLVMADALTDLGISPDQVSELADKIPKGERGWMIVSNASALSSIARSSQLILDASIKASRVIQALKSYASGEGDWKPHSESVSPKEQIENIITLYYSKMKNKVIVDINIPESARVSGDPERLYLIWTNLITNALHAMNYSGRIFVDAERKGEYWEISVQDTGTGVPSEIKDRIFDPFFTTKSPGEGTGLGLDICKNVAEEHGGSIRFVSSEEGTTFYVTLPASS; this comes from the coding sequence ATGAATTCCTTGGTTTCCACACTAGAATTTCGTTCCTCAAAGGATAGAAATTTAGGATTTCTTTCCATAACATTAGGATCTATATTCGTTCTAATACTATTTGTTCTCATATATTTCACGGATGAAACGGAATTATTACGGATTTACGATAATATCCATTGGACTTCATCTATCGCAATCGCTACGATCACGGCTTGGTTCGGCTATAAATCTGCAGAAGGAGAAACTAAAAGATTCAGGTTCTGGTTTTTCCTCGGCCTTCTTTCTTATTTTCTTGGCCAGATTGTTTGGGATATCCAAGCTCTTTCCAAGTTTTATAGTTTTCCTGCACCAAGCGACCTATTCTATCCATGGTTAGGACCGTTCTTTGCCATCGGTTTTGCTAGATTCTTAAAAGATAGAGTTCCAACTAATAGAATGAAGGTGGCCTTTATGGACGCCTTAGGACTTGCGATCGCAGTTCTTGCAGTTACCTTAGTATTATATCTTTCTAAAAAAGAAGATAGGCCTTGGTTCCAGTTATTAACTCTGTCGGTTTATCCAGTATCTATGCTTTCGGCAGCTTGCATAGGTGTATTGATGAAACCATCTTTACGCTTAAAAGCGGACTTTCCATTTTTATGTTTGATAATCGGACTGGCAGGAATGGGGATCAGTTGGTTGCAATGGAATTCTTTATTTTTGATTGCTGTTCCAGACGATGGAACCTTAACAAACGCAGGATTTTCCGCAAGCCTCTTGCTTTTAGGATATGGAACTTTGACCTGGGTTCCAAATTCTTCGGGAGAAATTGAAAGAGAATCTGCAACAGAAAGTGGGCTTTTAAGAATTCTTCCTTTATTGGAAGTCATCGTTTGTTCCGCAGCTATCATTCTTTCCTTAACTCTCACTGGCCTTCCCGAGATCATTCGATTAGTGATTTGGTTTTCTGCAGGAGTAATGGTAGTGATCGCAAGTCTTAGGCAAAGCTTGCTCGTTGCGGATCTGGCAACCGCGGAGTTTGTGATCCGAAATGCGAATAAAGAATTAGAGGTCACAGTTGCAGAAAGAACGGAAGAATTAAGATCTACTAATACTTATTTGGTGACTGCTAACGATAAACTAAGAACGGCCATGGACGAGCTCAAGAAAACCCAGGAGAACTTGGTTCGATCCGAAAAAATGGCGGTATTAGGAAGATTGATCGCAGGGATTGCACATGAGTTAAATACTCCGTTAGGCGCAATTCGCTCTTCCACCGAAGGTATACGTTCTATTCTAAACGAGCCATGGGAAAAACTTTTAAAGGAATATTCCAGTTTTAATAGAGAAGAGAGAGAATTTTGGGGAATACTGTTCAAAAAGGGGGGTGCAGTTAATTCTGATTTCGACTCCAAGGAAGAAAGATCTAAAAGGAAAAAATCGGAAGTTATACTGAAAGAAGTCGGCATAGAAAATTCTCTAGTAATGGCGGATGCTTTGACCGATCTAGGGATTTCTCCGGACCAAGTTTCAGAATTGGCGGATAAGATCCCCAAAGGGGAAAGAGGATGGATGATCGTAAGTAATGCATCTGCTCTTTCTAGTATTGCCAGATCCAGCCAACTGATCTTGGATGCTTCTATCAAAGCCTCTCGTGTAATCCAAGCATTAAAAAGTTATGCATCTGGAGAAGGAGATTGGAAACCTCACTCTGAATCCGTTTCCCCTAAAGAGCAAATAGAGAACATTATTACATTATATTATTCTAAAATGAAAAACAAGGTGATTGTGGATATAAATATCCCTGAATCCGCAAGAGTATCGGGAGATCCGGAAAGATTATACTTGATCTGGACCAATCTCATCACTAACGCATTACACGCTATGAATTATTCCGGAAGAATATTCGTAGATGCGGAACGAAAAGGTGAATACTGGGAAATTTCAGTCCAAGATACAGGTACTGGAGTTCCTTCAGAGATCAAAGATAGGATTTTTGATCCATTCTTCACTACTAAGTCTCCTGGAGAAGGAACAGGACTAGGCCTAGATATTTGCAAAAATGTGGCAGAAGAACATGGGGGCTCCATCCGATTTGTAAGTTCGGAAGAAGGTACGACATTCTACGTTACCCTCCCAGCCTCGTCCTAA
- a CDS encoding PAS domain-containing sensor histidine kinase, translated as MNGPKSENVYRDLFEQSPIGLMIFDRQGKIIEANDSSLRFLRAGREKIIGLSYSNLKDTRVSTLIGKGLQGEASDYEGPYNTTVSGLLLQVRIRVNPLFDDFGIFGVTLIFEDLTERKKTEEKLAVTLSDIRVAQVALEEHEVKFKTLFESAGEAIFLMDDKIFLECNPKTEEMFGCKREDIIGASPVDFSPEIQPDGAPSSQKAFQKIQAAFAGKPQTFDWLHCRKDRTNFDAEVTLTSVTLNGKALLQAIVRDISERKKAEEEIRQLNEDLEQKVILRTEQLKATNTYLENTNRDLLLALDELKSTQAQLVQSEKMAVLGQLIAGIAHEVNTPLGAIISSNEGIQSVFRQDWEKLLCEFADLDIQEREAWKKIFTKGSIFPDFYDSSEERKNRKIIRETLQNLGFPSSEFLSENLAELGIRVEDIPDLVRDIHKDKFPTLVANAYNLSGILRYSNVVREAASKAARVIRALKTYVYQDHTGISLIDIREQMDLVLTLYYNKVKQGVEIRRDFADNSLVKGQADQLTQVWANLINNAFQAISYQGRLDLESHIKDDYLIVSVTDDGPGVPKEIQDRIFEPFFTTKEKGEGSGLGLDICRKIVERHQGKIDFDSVPGRTTFRVHLPLAEKILI; from the coding sequence ATGAACGGACCTAAGAGCGAAAACGTATATAGAGATCTATTCGAACAATCACCTATCGGTCTCATGATATTCGATAGGCAGGGAAAAATTATAGAAGCAAACGATTCTTCTCTACGTTTTCTAAGAGCAGGAAGAGAAAAGATCATCGGGCTTTCTTATTCTAATTTAAAAGATACAAGAGTTTCCACATTGATCGGCAAAGGTCTCCAAGGAGAAGCTTCCGATTACGAAGGTCCTTATAATACAACAGTAAGTGGCCTTTTGTTGCAGGTCCGTATCAGAGTGAATCCACTTTTCGATGACTTTGGGATTTTCGGTGTTACTTTGATTTTCGAAGATCTCACGGAAAGAAAGAAGACGGAAGAAAAATTAGCCGTGACACTTTCTGACATTCGTGTCGCCCAAGTAGCTCTTGAAGAACACGAGGTAAAATTTAAGACATTATTTGAATCCGCGGGAGAGGCAATCTTTCTCATGGACGATAAGATCTTTTTAGAATGTAACCCTAAAACGGAAGAGATGTTTGGTTGTAAAAGAGAAGATATAATAGGGGCTTCTCCTGTTGATTTTTCTCCTGAGATACAACCGGATGGTGCTCCTTCTTCTCAAAAAGCATTTCAAAAAATACAGGCGGCTTTTGCGGGCAAACCCCAAACTTTCGATTGGCTACATTGCAGAAAGGATAGGACCAATTTTGATGCAGAGGTTACATTAACTTCCGTAACTCTGAATGGAAAAGCTCTACTGCAAGCAATCGTAAGAGACATTTCAGAAAGGAAAAAAGCGGAAGAAGAGATCCGACAACTAAACGAGGATCTGGAACAAAAAGTAATTCTTAGAACAGAACAGCTAAAAGCAACAAATACTTATTTAGAAAATACGAATAGAGATCTTCTTTTAGCATTGGATGAATTGAAATCTACGCAGGCACAGCTAGTCCAATCCGAAAAAATGGCTGTGCTCGGGCAATTGATCGCCGGTATTGCTCATGAGGTGAACACTCCTTTAGGTGCGATTATTTCTTCTAACGAAGGAATACAAAGTGTGTTCCGCCAAGATTGGGAGAAATTACTCTGTGAATTTGCAGACCTGGATATTCAGGAAAGAGAGGCTTGGAAGAAAATCTTCACGAAAGGAAGTATTTTTCCTGATTTCTATGATTCTTCCGAAGAAAGGAAAAATAGAAAGATCATCCGAGAAACTTTACAAAATCTTGGATTTCCATCTTCTGAATTCCTCTCGGAAAACCTGGCTGAATTAGGGATAAGGGTAGAGGATATTCCCGATTTAGTTAGAGACATTCATAAAGATAAATTTCCTACATTAGTCGCAAATGCTTATAATTTATCTGGAATTTTAAGATATAGTAATGTAGTCAGAGAAGCCGCCTCAAAAGCTGCCAGGGTCATTAGAGCTTTAAAAACTTATGTGTATCAGGATCATACTGGAATTAGTCTGATCGATATAAGAGAACAGATGGATCTTGTTCTCACCCTATATTATAATAAAGTAAAACAAGGAGTGGAGATCCGCAGGGATTTTGCGGATAATTCGCTTGTAAAAGGACAGGCGGATCAATTGACTCAGGTTTGGGCAAATCTAATCAATAATGCATTCCAAGCGATTTCTTACCAAGGCAGATTAGATCTGGAATCTCATATTAAGGACGATTACTTGATCGTTTCCGTCACTGATGATGGCCCCGGGGTTCCAAAGGAGATCCAAGATCGGATTTTCGAACCATTCTTCACCACAAAAGAAAAAGGAGAAGGAAGCGGTTTGGGTTTGGATATTTGCAGAAAGATAGTAGAAAGACACCAAGGAAAAATAGATTTCGATTCCGTTCCGGGGAGGACCACATTCAGGGTTCATCTTCCCTTAGCGGAAAAAATCCTGATTTAG